In Erpetoichthys calabaricus chromosome 2, fErpCal1.3, whole genome shotgun sequence, a genomic segment contains:
- the vps26a gene encoding vacuolar protein sorting-associated protein 26A isoform X2: MQVEKPYESYIGTNVRLRYFLKVTIVRRLTDLVKEYDLIVHQLATYPDVNNSIKMEVGIEDCLHIEFEYNKSKYHLKDVIVGKIYFLLVRIKIQHMELQLIKKEITGIGPSTTTETETIAKYEIMDGAPVKGESIPIRLFLAGYDLTPTMRDVNKKFSVRYFLNLVLVDEEDRRYFKQQEIVLWRKAPEKLRKRTNFHQRYESPEPRPTLSAEQPEM; this comes from the exons ATGCAGGTGGAAAAGCCATATGAATCCTATATTGGCACCAATGTTAGGCTCAG gtATTTCCTCAAAGTCACAATAGTGCGAAGACTGACTGACTTGGTCAAAGAGTATGACCTGATAGTTCACCAACTTGCTACATATCCAGATGTGAACAACTCTATTAAAATGGAAGTGGGAATAGAGGACTGTCTACACATTGAGTTTGAATACAACAAGTCAAA GTATCACTTAAAAGATGTCATTGTGGGAAAAATCTACTTCTTGCTGGTAAGAATCAAAATCCAACATATGGAGTTGCAGCTCATTAAAAAGGAGATTACTGGCATAG GCCCCAGTACTACCACTGAGACAGAGACTATTGCCAAGTATGAAATTATGGATGGAGCTCCAGTTAAAG GTGAATCCATTCCAATTAGACTATTCCTGGCAGGATATGACCTCACACCAACCATGAGAGATGTAAATAAGAAATTTTCAGTGCGGTACTTTCTGAACCTGGTCCTGGTAGATGAGGAAGACAGACGATACTTCAAACAGCAG GAAATTGTCCTTTGGAGAAAAGCACCAGAGAAATTAAGAAAACGCACCAATTTTCATCAGCGTTACGAGTCTCCTGAGCCACGGCCAACTCTTTCTGCAGAACAGCCTGAAATGTGA
- the vps26a gene encoding vacuolar protein sorting-associated protein 26A isoform X1 translates to MSFLGGFFGPVCEIDIVLNDADTRKTAEIKTEDGKVEKHFLFYDGESVSGKVNLTVKQTGKRLEHQGIRIEFVGQIELFSDKSNTHEFVNLVKELALPGELTQNRSYDFEFMQVEKPYESYIGTNVRLRYFLKVTIVRRLTDLVKEYDLIVHQLATYPDVNNSIKMEVGIEDCLHIEFEYNKSKYHLKDVIVGKIYFLLVRIKIQHMELQLIKKEITGIGPSTTTETETIAKYEIMDGAPVKGESIPIRLFLAGYDLTPTMRDVNKKFSVRYFLNLVLVDEEDRRYFKQQEIVLWRKAPEKLRKRTNFHQRYESPEPRPTLSAEQPEM, encoded by the exons AGTTTCCTTGGAGGGTTTTTTGGTCCAGTGTGTGAAATTGATATTGTTCTCAATGATGCTGACACGAGAAAAACGGcagaaataaaaactgaagaTGGCAAAGTAGAGAAACACTTCCTTTTCTATGATGGCGAGTCTGTTTCTGGAAAG GTAAATCTCACTGTTAAACAAACAGGCAAGAGACTAGAGCACCAAGGAATTCGGATCGAGTTTGTAGGACAGATTG AGCTGTTTAGTGATAAGAGCAACACTCATGAGTTTGTGAACCTGGTCAAAGAGCTTGCACTTCCTGGGGAGCTGACACAAAACAGAAGCTATGACTTTGAGTTTATGCAGGTGGAAAAGCCATATGAATCCTATATTGGCACCAATGTTAGGCTCAG gtATTTCCTCAAAGTCACAATAGTGCGAAGACTGACTGACTTGGTCAAAGAGTATGACCTGATAGTTCACCAACTTGCTACATATCCAGATGTGAACAACTCTATTAAAATGGAAGTGGGAATAGAGGACTGTCTACACATTGAGTTTGAATACAACAAGTCAAA GTATCACTTAAAAGATGTCATTGTGGGAAAAATCTACTTCTTGCTGGTAAGAATCAAAATCCAACATATGGAGTTGCAGCTCATTAAAAAGGAGATTACTGGCATAG GCCCCAGTACTACCACTGAGACAGAGACTATTGCCAAGTATGAAATTATGGATGGAGCTCCAGTTAAAG GTGAATCCATTCCAATTAGACTATTCCTGGCAGGATATGACCTCACACCAACCATGAGAGATGTAAATAAGAAATTTTCAGTGCGGTACTTTCTGAACCTGGTCCTGGTAGATGAGGAAGACAGACGATACTTCAAACAGCAG GAAATTGTCCTTTGGAGAAAAGCACCAGAGAAATTAAGAAAACGCACCAATTTTCATCAGCGTTACGAGTCTCCTGAGCCACGGCCAACTCTTTCTGCAGAACAGCCTGAAATGTGA